A window of Actinobacillus suis ATCC 33415 contains these coding sequences:
- a CDS encoding LysR family transcriptional regulator, which translates to MDRITAIQVFLMVAETGSFTATAERLDLSRPKVTRAVALMEEWFNARLLQRTTRHVSLTDAGEQAVEYCKKMTELTSAIEQDFLAKQGELRGSLKIASNAAFGSTHLLNAIRTFLAKHPKLNIQLILADNTVNLVEEGIDLAVRFTNNPDPNVVARPLFTCHSLLVATPAYLAQHGTIHSPQELANHRYLAHANVNRKEWTFIKDGQETVLELTSQLTINDTGALLNFTLADGGIAMLPKYFIEQQLKNNQLQIVLPDWQMPTYQVYAVYPSRRQLPQTVRSFVDFLVEEFEGKGDW; encoded by the coding sequence ATGGATAGAATTACCGCAATTCAAGTGTTTTTAATGGTGGCGGAAACCGGCAGTTTTACTGCAACGGCAGAACGATTGGATCTTTCACGTCCGAAAGTTACCCGTGCAGTCGCCCTTATGGAAGAATGGTTTAACGCTCGGCTTTTGCAACGCACCACTCGCCACGTTTCACTGACCGATGCAGGCGAACAAGCGGTCGAATATTGCAAAAAAATGACGGAATTAACCTCAGCTATTGAACAAGATTTTTTAGCTAAACAAGGTGAATTACGAGGCTCGTTGAAAATTGCCTCGAATGCAGCATTTGGTAGCACCCATTTGCTCAATGCGATTCGCACTTTTTTAGCCAAACATCCGAAGCTGAATATTCAACTGATTTTGGCGGATAACACAGTAAATTTAGTTGAAGAGGGGATCGATCTTGCCGTCCGTTTTACTAACAATCCCGATCCAAATGTTGTGGCTCGCCCATTATTCACTTGCCATTCTTTATTAGTGGCAACGCCTGCCTATTTAGCTCAGCACGGCACCATTCACTCACCGCAAGAATTAGCTAATCATCGCTATTTAGCACACGCAAATGTAAACCGAAAAGAGTGGACATTTATCAAAGATGGGCAAGAAACCGTGCTGGAACTAACCAGCCAACTCACCATCAACGACACAGGCGCATTACTTAATTTCACTTTAGCAGACGGTGGCATCGCAATGTTGCCGAAGTATTTTATTGAACAACAGCTCAAAAACAATCAACTACAAATTGTGCTACCCGATTGGCAAATGCCAACTTATCAAGTATACGCCGTCTATCCTTCCCGCCGCCAACTCCCCCAAACCGTCCGCAGCTTTGTGGATTTTTTGGTGGAAGAGTTTGAAGGGAAGGGGGATTGGTAG
- a CDS encoding nuclear transport factor 2 family protein translates to MKKLLKTAVISTALLATTAAMAHTTPEQNKKNALEFYELVFNKHKVQEGTDKYIGKEYLQHNPTVADGGKAFVDAFAPFLKEHPQSRAEIKRVVAEGDLVMLHVHSTLNPQDKGEAVVDIFRFDENGKIVEHWDVIQAVPEKTASGRSMF, encoded by the coding sequence ATGAAAAAATTACTTAAAACTGCAGTAATTTCAACCGCACTTTTAGCCACAACAGCGGCAATGGCACACACCACACCGGAGCAAAATAAGAAAAACGCTCTTGAATTTTATGAATTAGTGTTCAACAAACACAAAGTACAAGAAGGCACAGACAAATACATCGGCAAAGAATATTTACAGCACAACCCGACCGTAGCGGACGGTGGCAAAGCCTTTGTGGACGCATTTGCGCCGTTCTTAAAAGAACATCCGCAATCTCGTGCTGAAATCAAACGTGTGGTGGCGGAAGGTGATTTAGTGATGTTGCACGTTCATAGCACCTTAAATCCGCAAGATAAAGGCGAAGCGGTGGTGGATATTTTCCGCTTTGATGAAAACGGCAAAATCGTAGAGCACTGGGACGTAATTCAAGCCGTACCAGAAAAAACGGCAAGCGGTCGTTCAATGTTCTAA
- a CDS encoding GlxA family transcriptional regulator, whose protein sequence is MKTVALILYPNFSLFHFAVPQMVFSATGLANEPLFDLKIVAEQPEISLSGGSLVQADSDLSLLETADIIIVPAWNDFAEMPTAALQTALQQANARGAMLVGLCLGAYVLAYSGLLDGKKAATHWAAESDFSQRFPQVRLDLNALYVQDGNVMTSAGTAAGLDCCLAIVREIYGVKTANHLARLFVTPPHREGGQAQFIEQPVPRKTPDENINELLDDIRKNLQAVYFIDEIANRLSMSRSTFTRHFRKATGQSFAQWLIDSRLQKARDLLESTTLSIEQIAEQIGFQSAVSFRQHFKQRFHVSPNEWRKIFGEWG, encoded by the coding sequence GTGAAAACTGTCGCCCTTATCCTTTACCCAAATTTCAGCTTATTTCATTTTGCCGTGCCGCAAATGGTATTCTCCGCAACAGGATTGGCAAATGAGCCGTTATTTGACTTGAAAATTGTGGCGGAACAACCTGAAATCTCGCTTTCAGGCGGCTCATTAGTGCAAGCCGACAGCGATTTAAGTTTGCTTGAAACCGCTGATATTATCATTGTCCCTGCTTGGAATGATTTTGCTGAAATGCCAACAGCGGCATTGCAAACGGCGCTGCAACAAGCCAATGCTCGTGGCGCAATGCTTGTCGGGTTGTGTTTAGGCGCTTATGTTTTAGCCTATTCGGGTTTATTAGATGGTAAGAAAGCGGCGACGCATTGGGCGGCAGAGAGCGATTTTAGTCAGCGTTTTCCGCAAGTGCGGTTAGATTTGAATGCGCTTTATGTGCAAGATGGCAATGTGATGACATCGGCAGGCACAGCAGCAGGGCTGGATTGTTGCTTGGCGATTGTGCGGGAAATTTATGGTGTAAAAACGGCTAATCATTTAGCTCGGCTTTTTGTTACACCACCACACCGAGAAGGTGGTCAGGCACAATTTATCGAACAGCCCGTTCCACGCAAAACACCTGATGAAAACATCAACGAACTGCTAGACGACATTCGCAAAAATCTGCAAGCGGTCTATTTTATTGATGAAATTGCAAATCGCTTGTCAATGAGCCGCAGCACCTTTACTCGTCATTTCCGCAAAGCCACGGGGCAATCCTTCGCCCAATGGTTGATTGACAGCCGCTTGCAAAAAGCTCGGGATTTACTAGAAAGCACCACTCTATCTATCGAACAAATTGCAGAACAAATCGGCTTCCAAAGTGCGGTTAGTTTCCGCCAACATTTCAAACAACGCTTCCACGTCAGCCCAAATGAATGGCGGAAAATTTTTGGGGAGTGGGGGTGA
- a CDS encoding ATP-binding protein: MLLKTEIEQTIQSQKNRLLEQKTYPRQMLDKIKILPNFALVVSGIRRSGKSTLLTQLIEKQSEDSYLFLNFDTPQLFNFEFNDFALLDEIITENPHIQTLYFDEIQIIEGWEVYVRGKLDQGYQVVVTGSNASLLSHELGTKLTGRHISKELFPFSFVEFCEFLEKEKNAEAVSDFLTLGGFPQYLQFNEDEILNALINDILYRDIVVRFGIRDERAMKRLLMFLAGNVGNLITAGKLKQSLEVKSTATVQEYLSHLEQAYVISLLPKFSYSYKTQLANPRKAYFIDNGLQRVISPSFNQDLGRKLENAIFWELRRQFSELYYYNENNKECDFVVCKNSQPVQLIQVCWQLNSENIARERDGLLDAMNFFHFDKGLIMTFDQEDKLIVENKVIEILPFWKVFGGDLWH, encoded by the coding sequence ATGCTATTAAAAACAGAAATAGAGCAAACCATTCAAAGTCAAAAAAATCGATTACTAGAACAGAAAACTTATCCACGCCAAATGTTGGATAAAATAAAAATATTACCTAATTTTGCTTTGGTTGTTTCGGGTATTCGCCGCAGCGGAAAAAGTACGCTGCTAACTCAACTGATTGAAAAACAAAGTGAAGATAGTTATCTGTTTCTTAATTTTGACACACCACAACTATTCAATTTTGAATTTAATGACTTTGCATTGTTAGATGAGATTATCACTGAAAATCCACATATCCAAACGCTATATTTTGATGAAATTCAGATTATCGAAGGTTGGGAAGTCTATGTGCGAGGCAAACTTGATCAGGGCTATCAAGTTGTTGTTACAGGCTCAAATGCATCATTACTCAGCCATGAACTTGGTACAAAATTGACTGGACGACATATCAGTAAAGAGCTTTTCCCCTTCTCATTTGTAGAGTTTTGCGAATTTCTTGAAAAAGAAAAAAATGCCGAAGCTGTCTCTGATTTCTTAACTCTGGGTGGATTTCCACAATACTTACAATTTAATGAAGATGAAATTTTAAATGCTTTGATTAACGATATTTTGTATCGAGACATTGTAGTACGCTTTGGCATTCGAGATGAACGAGCAATGAAACGCTTACTTATGTTTTTAGCAGGAAATGTTGGCAATTTAATTACGGCTGGAAAGCTCAAACAAAGTCTTGAAGTTAAAAGCACTGCTACCGTGCAAGAATATCTTTCACATTTAGAACAAGCGTATGTTATTAGTTTATTGCCGAAGTTCTCCTACTCCTACAAAACGCAACTTGCCAACCCTCGCAAAGCTTATTTTATAGATAATGGTTTACAGCGAGTGATTAGTCCATCTTTCAATCAAGATCTCGGCAGAAAGCTAGAAAATGCGATATTTTGGGAACTCAGACGCCAATTTTCAGAATTGTATTACTACAATGAAAATAATAAAGAATGTGATTTTGTTGTATGCAAAAATAGCCAGCCTGTACAACTGATTCAAGTCTGCTGGCAACTGAATTCAGAAAATATCGCACGTGAACGAGACGGCTTACTCGATGCAATGAATTTCTTTCATTTTGATAAAGGGTTAATTATGACTTTTGACCAAGAAGATAAACTCATTGTAGAAAATAAAGTCATTGAGATTTTACCGTTTTGGAAGGTGTTTGGAGGTGATTTATGGCATTAA
- a CDS encoding glutathione S-transferase family protein has product MITLHYLKQSCSHRIVWLLEALGLDYELKIYDRLEGTGFAPAELKAQHPLGKAPVLQDGDLVLAEGNAIIQHLLDRYDSENRFTPAHKTDAYSNYVYWLAISASMFSANLLALVSKKGDLGNFAQYTNAQVGLYFNHVEKSLEGKKWIVGEQLTGADFALSFPLQWGLNYVNKADYPNIARYLEQIETHPAYLKANEKTAGELELSRF; this is encoded by the coding sequence ATGATCACTTTACACTATCTAAAACAATCTTGTTCACACCGTATCGTATGGCTACTTGAAGCCTTAGGTTTGGACTACGAACTAAAAATTTATGACCGCTTAGAAGGCACCGGCTTCGCACCGGCAGAACTAAAAGCACAACACCCACTCGGCAAAGCACCAGTGTTACAAGACGGTGATTTAGTGTTAGCGGAAGGTAATGCGATTATCCAACACTTACTTGATCGTTATGATTCTGAAAACCGCTTCACCCCAGCACACAAAACCGATGCTTATTCTAACTATGTTTACTGGTTAGCGATTTCAGCCTCAATGTTCTCAGCGAATTTGTTAGCGTTAGTCTCGAAGAAAGGCGATTTAGGCAACTTCGCCCAATACACTAATGCACAAGTTGGTTTATATTTCAATCACGTAGAAAAATCGTTAGAAGGCAAAAAATGGATTGTCGGCGAACAACTTACTGGCGCAGATTTTGCATTAAGCTTCCCTCTACAATGGGGCTTAAACTATGTGAACAAAGCGGATTATCCAAATATCGCCCGTTACCTCGAACAAATCGAAACCCACCCTGCTTATCTCAAAGCGAATGAAAAAACAGCAGGGGAATTGGAGTTGAGTCGATTTTAA
- a CDS encoding NAD(P)H-dependent oxidoreductase — protein MKNVLVISGHSNLSHSTANARILKRLENEIATVQVRDLAGLYGNQDIDVAAEQAALVQADVVVFQYPMHWYSIPAILKRYFDDVFAYGFAYGTNGDKLHGKKVIFSYTVGGGEEAYNGELFHRLDDLLAPLKDTAKFSGLVWQDPVHSSGMLYIPGVSSEDDLAQVQAKADEHAERLIKQIQSL, from the coding sequence ATGAAAAATGTATTAGTGATTTCAGGTCATAGCAACTTATCTCATTCAACAGCGAATGCACGTATTCTCAAACGCTTAGAAAATGAAATTGCCACTGTACAAGTGCGTGATTTAGCAGGGCTTTACGGCAATCAGGATATTGACGTTGCAGCTGAACAAGCGGCGTTAGTGCAAGCGGATGTAGTGGTGTTCCAATATCCTATGCACTGGTACAGCATTCCAGCGATTCTCAAACGCTATTTTGATGATGTGTTTGCCTACGGTTTTGCTTACGGCACCAATGGCGACAAATTACACGGTAAAAAAGTGATTTTCTCATATACGGTTGGTGGCGGAGAAGAGGCTTACAATGGCGAATTGTTCCACCGTTTAGATGACTTACTCGCCCCATTAAAAGACACGGCAAAATTCTCAGGTTTAGTATGGCAAGATCCTGTGCATAGCAGCGGAATGCTTTATATTCCAGGTGTAAGTTCAGAAGACGATTTAGCCCAAGTGCAAGCAAAAGCCGATGAACACGCAGAACGCTTAATCAAACAAATTCAAAGTTTGTAA
- a CDS encoding alpha/beta hydrolase → MKVKYLATAFALVLSIAATAAEQPRTAHLLAAEYQDLTALSAVKIDPKMMHSKEGLDQINAAFLKAANEDKVQPDAKFTAPAQGKQPAVDLYVYRPDNGKNAKLPVVYFIHGGGYLIGNARQNNASLLELANLNNVAVVSLEYRLATQAPFPADIDDAYHGLSYVLNNADKFNIDPNKAIIMGESAGGGLAARLGLKVRDKGEFKLKGQVLIYPMLDYRTGSENSLYKSPNTGEFVWTAEFNRIGWQTLKGEQTISEQQIPYYSAATAKNLAGLPRTYMMVGDMDLFVNEDLDYANRLVQAGVKTDLQVISGVYHAFELMNPTSPQTEAYKAGRTDAIHRMLNE, encoded by the coding sequence ATGAAAGTTAAATATCTTGCGACTGCCTTTGCATTGGTATTATCAATAGCTGCAACAGCAGCCGAGCAACCACGTACCGCCCATTTGCTTGCAGCGGAATATCAAGACTTAACGGCACTTTCAGCGGTAAAAATCGATCCTAAAATGATGCATAGCAAAGAAGGTTTAGATCAAATCAATGCAGCATTTTTAAAAGCGGCAAATGAAGATAAAGTTCAGCCTGATGCGAAATTTACTGCACCCGCACAAGGCAAACAGCCAGCGGTAGATTTATATGTTTATCGTCCAGATAACGGCAAAAATGCCAAACTACCTGTGGTTTATTTTATTCACGGTGGCGGTTATTTAATCGGCAATGCCCGCCAAAATAATGCCTCATTACTTGAACTGGCAAATTTGAACAATGTAGCGGTGGTTAGTCTTGAATACCGTTTAGCTACGCAAGCCCCATTCCCAGCGGATATTGATGATGCTTATCACGGTTTATCTTATGTGTTGAATAATGCAGACAAATTCAATATTGACCCAAATAAAGCCATTATTATGGGCGAAAGTGCAGGTGGTGGTTTGGCGGCACGTTTAGGTTTGAAAGTGCGAGATAAAGGCGAATTTAAACTGAAAGGACAAGTGCTGATTTACCCAATGTTGGATTACCGCACAGGCTCAGAGAATTCTTTGTATAAAAGCCCGAACACAGGCGAGTTTGTTTGGACTGCGGAGTTTAACCGCATTGGCTGGCAAACATTAAAAGGCGAACAAACCATTAGCGAGCAACAAATACCATACTATTCTGCCGCTACGGCTAAAAATCTGGCTGGATTACCACGCACTTATATGATGGTTGGCGATATGGATTTATTCGTAAATGAAGATCTTGATTATGCCAACCGCCTTGTACAAGCTGGTGTGAAAACAGATTTACAAGTTATCTCAGGCGTATATCATGCCTTTGAACTGATGAACCCGACCAGCCCACAAACTGAGGCTTATAAAGCGGGGCGAACAGATGCTATTCATAGAATGCTGAATGAGTGA
- a CDS encoding nitroreductase: protein MLDFSTTTQTRKSIREYLPEPLTKEEMDAVLKDAMRAPSEVNAQPWVVHIVSGEALKRLSDKLVDGFRTGNLAPDFIFDQHALTGVYEDRMRDSYKRLYDAFNILREDKAGRKSFAEENARFYGAPHAAFFFMPDFTDNVFTALDVGMLAQNFMLSLTAHGFGSVPQIALTYSPDVVRQEFNVPDNYKLVLGISFGRPKPNSTANSYIQPRAPLSETVVFHE, encoded by the coding sequence ATGTTAGATTTTTCAACTACCACACAAACTCGTAAATCTATTCGTGAATATCTACCAGAACCACTCACCAAAGAAGAAATGGATGCGGTTTTAAAAGATGCAATGCGTGCGCCTTCTGAGGTAAATGCTCAGCCTTGGGTGGTGCATATCGTATCTGGTGAAGCCTTAAAACGTTTGTCTGATAAGTTGGTGGACGGATTCCGTACCGGTAATCTCGCCCCTGATTTTATTTTTGACCAACACGCCTTGACGGGTGTTTATGAAGATCGTATGCGTGATTCGTACAAACGTTTGTATGACGCATTCAATATTTTGCGTGAAGACAAAGCAGGACGTAAAAGTTTTGCCGAAGAAAATGCCCGTTTTTATGGCGCACCGCACGCTGCATTTTTCTTTATGCCTGATTTTACTGACAACGTATTTACTGCATTGGATGTTGGTATGTTGGCACAGAATTTCATGCTATCTCTCACCGCGCACGGTTTCGGTAGCGTGCCGCAAATTGCATTAACTTATAGTCCTGATGTGGTTCGCCAAGAATTTAATGTGCCTGATAATTATAAATTAGTGCTAGGTATTTCTTTCGGCAGACCAAAACCGAATTCTACTGCCAACAGCTATATTCAACCACGTGCACCACTGAGCGAAACCGTGGTATTCCATGAATAG